One Streptomyces sp. NBC_00554 DNA segment encodes these proteins:
- a CDS encoding fibronectin type III domain-containing protein, with amino-acid sequence MRIPVRVAAPTVLLLALSACPAPQTADESGELRARLTSPTDIDLNWQGDDSGVSGQALEFATERSGPYTVLQYLPPSTTTYRHPDLIPNTTFFYRLRPFHGPVSAPLTVSLPEGELTQADEESSHDWLPARKDPGRVVPGRPLGKSGAGAPSDFNAVVKHANGILFTWTDCASDEAGFLLEARRRGSSEYEPLVVLDPDVNSTGLITLPEEKQASYRVRAFTYGELSNVVRLTTGE; translated from the coding sequence ATGCGGATACCCGTACGCGTCGCAGCGCCGACAGTGCTTCTCCTGGCGCTGTCGGCCTGCCCCGCGCCACAGACGGCGGACGAGAGCGGCGAACTGCGAGCCCGCCTCACCTCACCCACGGACATCGATCTGAACTGGCAGGGGGACGACTCGGGAGTATCCGGCCAGGCGCTGGAGTTCGCGACCGAGAGGTCGGGCCCGTACACCGTTCTCCAATACCTGCCGCCGAGCACGACGACCTACCGGCACCCCGATCTGATCCCGAACACGACCTTCTTCTACCGACTCCGACCCTTCCACGGCCCGGTCTCGGCCCCGCTGACCGTCTCGCTGCCGGAGGGCGAACTGACACAAGCGGACGAGGAGTCCAGCCATGACTGGCTCCCCGCCCGCAAGGACCCGGGACGCGTCGTCCCGGGCCGGCCCCTCGGGAAATCCGGTGCGGGCGCTCCCTCCGATTTCAACGCCGTGGTCAAGCATGCGAACGGCATCCTCTTCACCTGGACGGACTGCGCGTCCGACGAAGCGGGATTCCTGCTGGAGGCCCGCAGACGGGGAAGCTCGGAATACGAGCCCCTCGTGGTCCTCGATCCCGATGTCAACTCCACGGGACTGATCACCCTGCCCGAGGAGAAACAAGCGTCCTACCGCGTACGGGCCTTCACGTACGGAGAGTTGTCGAACGTGGTCCGCCTGACCACGGGTGAATGA